Proteins from a single region of Gordonia hongkongensis:
- the rpmF gene encoding 50S ribosomal protein L32, giving the protein MAVPKRRMSRANTRSRRSQWKAENPALQEEKVNGVPVRIPRRLVKAARAGLIDLDRR; this is encoded by the coding sequence ATGGCTGTACCGAAGCGCCGGATGTCGCGGGCGAACACCCGTAGCCGTCGTTCGCAGTGGAAGGCGGAAAACCCCGCACTGCAAGAAGAGAAGGTGAACGGCGTCCCCGTGCGGATTCCGCGTCGCCTGGTCAAGGCGGCTCGCGCCGGTCTCATCGACCTGGATCGTCGCTAG